Proteins found in one Cinclus cinclus chromosome 8, bCinCin1.1, whole genome shotgun sequence genomic segment:
- the PTGFR gene encoding prostaglandin F2-alpha receptor, with protein sequence MNSSKSAGLAGFGVLKNTTCHTEKKISVFFSIIFMTAGILSNSLAIVILMKAYQRFRQKSKASFLLLASGLVVTDLFGHLINGAIAVFVYASDKDWIRFNQSNILCSVFGICMVFFGLCPLFLGSVMAVERCIGVTKPIFHSTKMTSRHVKMMLTMVCLFAVLIALLPILRFRAYQIQASRTWCFYKTEHVEDWEDRFYLLLFSCLGFLALAISFLCNAVTGITLLRVKFKSQQRQGRSHHFEMIIQLLAIMCVSCICWSPFLVTMARIGINEGRSKETCETILFALRMATWNQILDPWVYILLRKAVLKNLYKITSGCCGVHVINLHMWELSSIKNSLKVAAISESPGSSKQINLQPLSSVGQ encoded by the exons ATGAACAGTTCAaaatcagcagggctggctggatTTGGAGTCTTGAAAAACACAACGTgccacacagagaaaaagatttcagttttcttttcaataatCTTCATGACGGCGGGAATTCTGTCCAACAGTCTTGCAATAGTGATTCTCATGAAGGCATACCAGAGATTCAGACAGAAATCAAAAGCCTCCTTTTTGCTTCTTGCCAGTGGTTTGGTTGTCACAGATCTCTTCGGTCACCTCATCAATGGAGCCATTGCAGTGTTTGTGTATGCATCAGATAAAGACTGGATTAGATTTAATCAGTCCAACATTCTGTGCAGTGTTTTTGGCATCTGCatggttttctttggtttgtgcCCACTCTTCCTGGGCAGTGTGATGGCTGTTGAACGGTGCATTGGAGTCACTAAGCCAATATTTCACTCTACAAAAATGACTTCTAGACATGTGAAAATGATGTTGACTATGGTATGTCTGTTTGCTGTTCTTATAGCTTTGCTGCCTATTCTTAGGTTTAGAGCCTACCAAATTCAAGCATCGAGGACCTGGTGCTTCTATAAAACAGAACATGTTGAGGACTGGGAAGACAGATTTTATCTCTTACTTTTTTCTTGCCTTGGGTTCCTGGCCCTTGCTATTTCATTCCTGTGCAATGCTGTCACAGGAATTACCCTCTTAAGAGTCAAATTTAAAAGTCAACAAAGACAAGGCAGATCTCATCATTTTGAAATGATCATTCAGCTCTTGGCTATAATGTGTGTTTCTTGCATTTGCTGGAGCCCATTCCTG GTGACAATGGCCAGGATTGGGATTAATGAAGGTCGCTCAAAGGAGACCTGTGAAACGATACTTTTTGCTCTCCGAATGGCCACGTGGAATCAGATTTTAGACCCCTGGGTGTACATTCTGCTCCGCAAGGCTGTTCTTAAAAACCTGTACAAGATCACAAGTGGATGCTGTGGCGTGCATGTCATAAACTTACACATGTGGGAACTCAGCTCCATCAAGAATTCTCTGAAGGTTGCAGCAATATCAGAGTCACCAGGAAGTTCCAAACAGATAAACCTCCAGCCTCTCAGCTCTGTGGGACAATAA